Proteins from one Panicum virgatum strain AP13 chromosome 7K, P.virgatum_v5, whole genome shotgun sequence genomic window:
- the LOC120641010 gene encoding phosphoribosylglycinamide formyltransferase, chloroplastic-like, whose product MEATAAPPPSLRPRRPLSVSPAPATRPGPKPRPWGLAASRRASAVRCELPRRPDPRPLRASAIVEDGGDAGGVGRRKRLAVFVSGGGSNFRAIHEAALAGEVRGDVVALVTDKPGCGGAEYARSNGIPVVVFPKSKSAPEGVSVPELLHALREHEVDFVLLAGYLKLIPAELVREYPRSILNIHPSLLPAFGGKGYYGLKVHKAVVASGARYSGPTVHFVDEHYDTGKTLAQRVVPVFADDTPELLAARVLHEEHQVYVEAVAALCEDRIVWREDGVPLIKSRLNPDVYL is encoded by the exons ATGGAAGCGACCGCCGCACCACCGCCTTCTCtacgcccgcgccgcccgctcaGCGTCAGCCCCGCTCCCGCCACGCGGCCGGGCCCGAAACCTAGGCCGTGGGGCCTAGCGGCGAGCCGCCGGGCCAGCGCCGTCAGGTGCGAGCTGCCCCGGCGCCCGGACCCGCGCCCCCTCCGGGCCAGCGCGATAGTGGAGGACGGTGGCGACGCCGGCGGGGTCGGGCGGAGGAAGCGGCTGGCAGTGTTCGTCTCCGGCGGGGGCTCCAACTTCCGGGCCATCCACGAGGCCGCGCTGGCCGGGGAGGTGCGCGGGGACGTCGTCGCGCTCGTCACCGACAAGCCAG GCTGCGGTGGTGCGGAGTACGCCAGGAGCAACGGCATTCCGGTCGTTGTGTTCCCGAAGTCGAAGAGTGCGCCGGAGGGGGTTTCGGTTCCTGAACTGCTTCATGCGCTGAG GGAACATGAAGTTGACTTTGTTCTTCTTGCTGGTTACTTGAAACTTATACCTGCTGAATTGGTTCGGGAATACCCAAGATCCATATTAAACATCCATCCTTCTCTCCTTCCGGCATTCGGAGGCAAAGGCTACTATGGTTTAAAGGTTCATAAAGCAGTTGTTGCCTCTGGTGCAAG ATACTCTGGTCCAACTGTACACTTTGTGGATGAGCACTATGATACAGGAAAAACATTAGCGCAGAGGGTTGTGCCGGTGTTTGCAGATGACACACCAGAGTTATTGGCTGCAAGAGTCCTCCATGAG GAGCATCAAGTCTATGTTGAAGCAGTTGCTGCTTTGTGCGAGGACCGCATTGTATGGAGAGAAGATGGCGTCCCACTCATCAAAAGCCGGCTAAATCCAGATGTGTACCTCTAA